DNA from Garra rufa chromosome 5, GarRuf1.0, whole genome shotgun sequence:
AAAGAAGAATGGCAGAAAATCCCTCAATCCAGGTGTGCAAAGCTTGTTTCGTCATACCCAAAAAGAATTGAGTCTGTAATTGCtgccaaaggtgcttcaactaagtactgagtaaatgtgatatttcagtttttcctttttaataaatttaacagACATTTCTAAAATTCCATTTTCACTTTGTCATTACGGGGTACGGAGTGTAgattaatgagaaaaaaattaatgtaaacaATTGTAGTATCAGGCTGAAacataacaattttttttaaaaatgaagggggtctgaatactttctgaaTGCACTGTAATTGCTGAGATAATCACCTGCAGTAtagaggagaaaaaaaatgttgagaGAAAATTACTAATATATTCCATTCAGTATCAATAAAAAGTTTATCTAATTCATGAATTTAATCCAATTTAAAATGCTAAGTCTGAAAATTACTGCTTtcaaatcgattaattgcgattaatcacatccaaaataaagttgtttttttgaTGCTAGGCTAACAACATTATCTAATAAACATCAAAATTAACAgtactttaatatattttcagtagtgctgtcaaatcaattaatcatgattaatagcatacatgtatatatttaagcaaTATTTACATGTGTATATACATCCATAATTATATatgattaatattatatataaatacattaatatatttGTATGTGTACATATgtctatatatacatacaaatatacagtcgtggccaaaagttttgagaattacataaatattggaaatgggaaaagctgctgcttaagtttttataatagcaatttgcatatactccagaatgttatgaagagtgatcagatgaattgcatagtccttctttgccatgaaaattaacttaaagggatagttcacccaaaaatgaaaatttgatgtttatctggttacccccagggcatccaagatgtaggtggctttgtttcctcagaaaaatacaaacgaagatttttaatgaaaaccggtgcagtctgccatccTTATCATGGGcttggatgggcaccaaacctttaaaagtaaaggtttggtgcattgggggtaagcagataaacatcaaattttcatttttgggtgaactatccctttaatcaggGCGACCAataaagtccagcaagcaccaggatcgtctcctaaagaggattcagctgcgggatcggagtgccaccagtgcagagcttgctcaggaatggcagcaagcaggtgtgagcgcatctgcacgcacagtgaggccaagacttttggaaaatggcctggtgtcaagaagggcagcaaagaagccacttctctccaaaaaaaaaaaaaaacatcagggacagattgatcttctgcaaaaagtatggcgaatggactgctgaggattggggcaaagtcatattctccaatgaagcctctttccgattgtttggggcatctggaaaaaggcttgtccagagaagaaaaggtgagggctaccatcagtcctgtgtcatgccaacagtaaagcatcctgagaccattcgtgtgtggggttgcttctcatccaagggagtgggctcactcacaattttgcccaaaaacacagccacgaataaagaatggtaccaaaacaccctccaacagcaacttcttccaacaatccaacaacagtttggtgaagaacaatgcattttccagcacgatggagcaccgtgccataaggcaaaagtgataactaagtggctcggggaccaaaacgttgaaatttgggtccatgggtccatggcctggaaactccccagatcttaatcccattgagaacttgtggtcaatcctcaagaggcgggtggacaaacaaaaacccactaattctgacaaactccaagaagtgattatgaaagaatgggttgctatcagtcaggatttggcccagaagttgattgagagcatgcccagtcaaattgcagaggtcctgaaaagaagggccaacactgcaaatactgactctttgcataaatgtcatgtaattgttgataaaagcctttgaaatgtatgaagtgcttgtaattatatttcagtacatcacagaaacaactggaacaaagatctaaaagcagttgagcagcaaactttgtgaaaactaatatttgtgtcattctcaagacttttggccacgactgtacacacacacattgttaacaaacattttttgcgatttgacagcactactgAAAATATATTTGTGTACTACGCATTTTGATGTGTAATGTTGTTAGCCTAGCATCATGGTAACATCAAAATCTATTCAGTCAAGTTTCATGTGCACTTTACTTAGAGAGCACTATTGTATTGTATTCTATGCAGAATTTTCAGATGTAACCTTATACATAGGTAGCtaaccctgctcctggaggaTTACCTTCCTGACTGTTTTCAAGTAACTGTgaacaccttgattagctggattgCGTCCTGGgttgcgtttcccaaaagcattgttagctAACTATGGTCGTTATTTCCATTTAACTCTATTTGAAATGACGGAACTTGTGCCCATATTTGCGTTTGGGAAAACGCACCCCTACACCCTTCAACCCTTTGAAGCTCTCACTCAGGAGGGTAAACCTTTTGAAAGGATTTGGGCATAGGGATGAGCCCTTCTGAATGGAACGCAGGGTGTGTCTTCAAgatcactagaaagctacaggcaggtgtgtttgattagggttggagctaaactttgcaggacagtggccctccaagGCCTAAGTTTCCCAGCTCTGACCTAAATAGTGGACTTACCATTCATGTTGTAGTTTAGGAAAGCTGAAAACTCAGAAGCCAGCTTCTCATCACTTGTGAAGGCACAAACACAAGCATAGAAATGGAGGCAGCGCTCAGGTAAATTATGCTGGTGGGAATTTTCTCCTTCGTTGACAATAGGTTGACCCCCACTCGGCCCTAAATCCATCTTGGTATTAGGCATGTAACATGCACAGCGAAAGGGAGCTGCACCCACAGTCTTGTCTTTAACACCAGATAACCCCACCGTCAGATGCAGCAGTCCCAGAGGGTGGGCTTCCCCTGGCTGGCACTTCACTATTAGGGTTCCTTTAGAGACCCTCTGCACTAGGGGTCCTGGTGTCTCTGTAGCCAGCCTCCACAACTCTTCCTTGGCCTGGGAAGTGGCCACTAGGGCCTCTAGCACAGAGCTCTTGAGTGGCAGAGGTGTTGCTTGGGTCAGACACTCCATGGCTTGCTTCACATGGGTACAGGGACTTTTGGGTGGTTGTGCCACTTGCTGATGGCCACCTTCAACTGTCAACTCACTTTCGTTCTGCTGGCAAGAGGGCATGTAACAGCGACCAAGGTTGACACGGGTTAGCAGGGTTCCGTCTGCGGTGGTTATAGCTGTATCCGTGATGACTAACTCAACAAAGCCTCGTTGTTCAGAGCCACGTCCCCGCTGACGCACAGAGAACACTTGCGGCCCTCCGGCCCTGCTGCCTCCACTGTCTGTCACAACTCGAATCACTTCACATGCCCCTTTCTTCAAGCGTCCCGTAGCATGGTCTCCATCCCTAAAGATGGTTCCACAGGCCTTGTTCTTACAGCTGAGGCCACGGGTGCCGTTGTAAACGCCACACTGAGGGCACTTGCGGATGCCTCTTAAGGTAGCCTTGCCCAAGTTGGACAGAAACGCAGGAGTCTTCCGCTTGTCCCGAGGTTTCCCACTCAAGTTGCCGGAGGTTTGAGTCACAGGAGAAACCACCGTTTGTGACGCCAGAGGTATTCCAGAGTTTATCAGAGGAACGTTCATTGTTAGCACATGTACACTGAAATTGAAATTCATAAAGGACAATTTTATTGTTCATAAACAAGGGGGAAGCCCTAAAAAAACGGTTCAGGTACTATATTACTACTTTTTACTGAAGCACAAACCCCAGTTAAGTATCAATGATAAGTCCTCGTCTGATGTTGAAGATTACCATACACCATGTACTGATTTGTAAAAAGGTCTGAAATTGTTTGTAATTCAgtttgattcattcaaacagtTCACTCACACATTGCTTCATTTGAGGTGGTTTCTCACAACTAAATGAAAGACACAAAACAAAGAGAGCAATCCACTGTAGGAAACAATACTTGCAAATGTCTTCTATTGTTTTTTAGCAATGAAGCAGCTTTTTATTGCACCTGCACCTTGTGAATGACTCTATACTTTTTTTGAATTAGGAGCCTATTCAGCTTTGTTGATGAAAGGCTGGAAATGCTAAAAGTACAGTCATAGTATCAGATGGCAAAGCCATGTTATTGAATGGATAACATATATGGGTAATTCCTGTAATTCTGTAACATTTCGACTTGAAATTGTtgtatatgtttgtttttttttcaactacaTATGATTAATTTTCTAAATGCCCCACATAATTAGGCACATGTCAAAGCTTTTTTCCCACCTCAGGCATTAACAACCTTTtatcattttcagtttttttcagaTTAGACACCCGTAATGGACAAAATGGGATTGGTTTAAAAATTATTTGATACAGTActtgttataaaacaaacatctacCTTCTGCGCATGTGTCCCTTATAAcaattaaatgaaacaaatataacatttatcatatttttttacatttttaaaaatacacaaattgtgTGTCTATGGtctctttatttttgtaaaaaaaaaatatgattaattAGAAGTTCATTCAAAAccacaattttattgttttagtcaGATGTTAATCAGCAAGAAATGCTTTCATTCTTAATTGTCTCCCCTAtgtttttccaaaaatattaatgtgACAAGGTGTGATGGGGTTGAAGTCTTAACACATTTAAAGGGATACATTGCCTttggttttaatttttgtttttgtttctctcTCATTCTGTCCCCTCATTTCTGGGTCAACATATCTGCATGCCCAACGCTGTCTTTCTGCTGCACATGTGGGTGCAATTTCTGATGTAGGATGCTTGTCAAAGTTTAGTGAATAAATTACATCAAAAATtctatttataacaaaaataagaGTTGTTATGATTCTGGTAAGTATATATTTCCTGAAACCATGACTttcttatatttttttcattcaaattattaataaatgaagTAAATAACTCAACTCCATCACAAGTTTACAACCTCGTAACAATGAAATGTATATTTGTTACAGGcttgaggtttttcactcaaaatgGCCCTGCTCCTCATGTAATTAGGTGAGTAGACCATCTATGGCAGCAATAAAATAAGTACTTTGTATATACatatggattaaaataaaatgttgtataaaaatgtataaaaataataattttccatcTTAATTTTACATGACAGGGTTAAGTTGTTAAGCTTGACAGTAACCTCCCTGACTATAATATGCCTCAAATACATGAATAAGTATGATACTACATACAATTTTCTGCACCACTATTAAAGAGACCTGAATAATGTAATTTCTGGTAAATGACGTCACATATGAGCAGAGTCAAATTATTATGGGCGTAGAATGGTTAGTGTGATGGGGTTGAGTACAGACTGTCTGAACAAGTCtgttttttataaaatatcttgCAGTTTGTTAGAAAAATATTCTTCACAAGAAAAGAACACAAATAAAAGCTTACATTATTGCCAAATATTACAGACACTATGCTCATTTTGTTAATAATATGCTAAGTACAAACTAAGTACAAAGTGAAGTTCCTCAGGTACATGACAAAATGCTTGGTTTAAGATAGATGTAAGACATTATTTTACgctagaaaaatgtaaaaaaaatgcaatctttttttattcattatagtGGGCATATCAAAGTATTGTGAAAAGCTTTGAACAATTAATTTTGGTGAAACACCCCTTTAGAAACtctaaaatacagaaatattacagaATCCCAGGAATAAATCATACCAATACACTGTATatgccaacaaaaaaaaaaaaaaaaaaaaaaaactggtgttGGTTTGGCACGTGTCTAAATCCCCATATATTGCCACAGTACCACGTCCAGAAAACTATTGTACTTTATTTGGTTAGTGTAATCTCTAATTGTAAATCCCTATCCAATAAAATGTTTCGTCTTTGTAATAAATGATAATAGATCAATTTAAAACGAAGATAAAAACAGGTTAAACATTCATTAAATACTTCATCAAATTCTTCCAGAAGAAACATAATTGCACATTTCTACTAATGATATTTAAATTACATTGACATGCAATGATACAGTACAAGATTACTAAAGCATTAAAATGACATCGACACATAAGGACTGATTTGAATTAGCTGCGTGACAGAGAACGAACACAGTGAAGTAAATGATGATGAGAGACAGGCCAACCTCTACAGTGGCGCTTTCCATGCGCTCAGTGGTCAGATTCGGCGGAGGATTTCACTTTAGAGCTTCAGGAACCGTCGCCATTCCTCCTTACAAACAGACTCTCCGCTGCGGCTGTAACGAGCTTTCCCATTGGCCACGGGGCGACCAATCAAAAGCATACTGGGAACTGAAGTCAGTAGCAACTCTCATTATTTACTGGGCCTATCTCAACTttattgcaaatgtattaaaaataaataactgattccattgcataagtatagcatagagtgaagttaacctgtggcaaattcagttgaatgagtatgatttggaaaaggCACACGAACCTAAAacatctaacagctgaaaatgcatatcagagcaaaaaccaagccctgaggtaaaacaTAAtttgcctgtagagctcagaaacaggattgcatcaagccacacacctggggaagagttcagaaaaaattctgctgcattgaaggtttacagaagcGTGTAGTCTCTGTTACagttaatggaagaagtttaaaaCATCCAGGACTCTTCCTTgggctggcctcctggccaaactgagcaattgatggagaaggatcttgtctagagtggtgaccaagaacctggtggtcactctagttgagctccctgaccatatatgcagatgggacaAACATGGTGGATCCTCTCCTCAGTAAAGACATGacaacacacttggaatttgcaacaaagcacccAAAAGGACATTCGAGAAACAAGATTCAGTGGTCTGATAAACCTctattccaagcatcatgtttgaaggaatccaggcactgctcatcacctgcagagtactatcccaaaagtaaagtgtgctggtagcagcgtcatgctgtggggctgtttttcagcggcgGGGACTGAGGGACTCGCCAGAGtcgaagaaaagctcaatgcccccaaaatattgagatagccttcatgaaaacccagtccagagcattcataCAACTCTGttaatgtccttgagtggcccatcCAGCACTTGGGCTTAAAccaaatcaaacatttctgaagaaCCCTGataatgtctgccagaccccatccaagctgacagagccaAATGGtaaatgtgcaaatcttgttgcatcataccaaaAAAAGACTTaaagctgtaaaggtgcttcaagtagtaagttaagggtatgaatacttttgcaatgtacttatttcagtttgtttatttttagttatgacaattctgtttttgctttgtcattatggtgcttggagtgtagactgatgtggaaaaaagtaatttaaaacagtttacataaggcagcaacataaaatgtgaaaaaattaagaggtactaatactttcgcaaggcactgtattttctTAAACCACAACCAACAACCAGTTTAAAGACATAAGAGGACAGACAGAAATGTTGGTTCGCATCTGTATTTTAATGGGACAAAGCAAGAACACGTAATAATAGGatgaacattatttaaaaaaatccctcGAAACACAAGGTCTCAATGTATTCGTAGGCACTGCCTATGTTTAATTAACATGTTTCTTCAAATGAAATCAACTCAAATAAGGCAACACAATTGGTCTCGTCTGTTAAAACTCCAATGGGCAACAGTGCAAAATTCTGATCCATTCAGGTTTCTCGTCTTGATACTAaatacttcatttaaaaaaaaaaagtcaacatttcGATTTTATACACAGAATTATCGCAATTCTAACAAAATGTTCGTTGCAGCGCAAGGCAGCAAATTCTCCTCCAAAAGTTCTCAGGAAGAATCCTTAAAACCGTATGGACCAGCATTTAACAGAGCCACTAATGCTGAAGGATAGTTGCGATGAAGCCCAAAACCCCTCGCCCACCCTCCCACCTAGctacctacaaaaaaaaaaaaaaaaagcaagcaaGCATCCATAATCAACATTTGAATTATCTTTATATAGTCCCAACAGTTGAACACAGTTGTTTGGTTATTTACATACAGAATGGTATACTGTACTTATAAGCCCTCAAAAAAAGTGGAatgcaaaacaatttaaaatacctCAAATTTGCGTAACATCAAATTCTTGTGAAAACGTattaatattgtgcaatattcACCTGCCTTTAAGGAAAAAAATGTGGCAGTCATCCCTGCAATTGGTTCAGTTTGAGAAATTGAAtgtctaattaaaaaaatacaacagtTGACAtccattttattcattttataaacaaacaaaaaaaaagttgacaTTTCACACGATTCATTGGTGTCATCGCTCCTCTCAACGAAACAAGTTTGCTTTTTAAAATGGCAagtccaaaaaaaagaaaaaggcaaAGCTTCATATATTACAAAATCAGCAGCTGAAATCgctctaaacaaaccaaaaaaagcaAAATGGAAACGTTGCAGTTATTgttgattttattcatttatagtACTTTGAGTTAAAAATGGCATAGTCCTCTTCGAATAAGTCATTCGGACACCAGGCCGAAGACTTGTGGATTTacatgggtgtgtgtgtgtgtgtgtgttaatgtgtcTGAATACGTTTGTGTATCAGGGTGTGTTGTTTAATCCCAGTGTAGGGCAACTCGAGACCCCGCGATGACGAGCAAGATCTGCCTCGAAGTCTTAAACGAAAGAAAAATAACAGGTTGGAGGAAGGGGAGGGTCAGGAAAAACAAAAATGGCACACCCCTCCCCAGGTCAGGCATCTTGATGGGTGTTTGAGAATGGGGTGGTGGTCATGTGTAGATCCCTGCTGCGGCCGCAGTGGAGTGCTAGAGTTGTCCGTCGCTCCATCAGTGTGTGTGGTATCCTGCAGTGCCCATGCTGGACTGGTTGGCAAGCACGGTCCCGTTGACTCCCTGCGCTGGCTCCACCACGCCTCCGTTACTCACGGCACTCACACCGGGCCACCCGGCACCAGCCTGTATGTGACTACAAGACAAAGTAACTGTTAGCTGGTGGAAAAGATGATATTTAGCAGATACGTTGCACCTTAATTCGAAATACTTTAAGTAGACAATaaatagtgtttatttaaaagtacTGACAAAAGTCTCACAAGTTTCCCATTTAACTAAAAATGCATGAGTGGAAATGCCGACCACAGGGTCAACACACATTTTCCACTCATTTGTTTGGTGGCGTTCTATGAAACCTCTCATTTGAGCCGTTTACCACTGCTTTGCACAATGATAATTGTGTGGTAGCACTGATTTCAGATTCGCATGCCCTGAAACGCTATATAGAAAACAGTCATCCTTTAATTATACTTAACAGTTGAAAGTACTTCAGCTCTGTGATACTACATAATAAAGGGTTAAactacactgtgtgtgtgtgtgtgtgtgtgtgtgtgtgtttgtttttgtgacatatcaggacacaaattagtgtaataacatgggtatgacataggtattacaaggagagggtgacttatgaggacattgcccatgtccccacttttcaaaaggcttataaatcatacagaatacgtttttttgagaatgtaaagatatgcacagtctcctgtgaaggctaggtttaggtgtagggtgatagcaaatatcgtttgtacagtataaaaaccattacgtctatggaatgtccccacaattcacaaaaacaaacgtgtgtgtgtgtgtgtgtgtacaaaggAAAAGATTGCCATGAATTTTGGACAATAATTTTCCCAGTAGTTTGTGCTTGGAAGATAaggattttatatttttttttaaaatactgcATACATTAAAGAACAATTTCTAATCGTATAAGAATTTGAGCTGATATGTTTGGCTGACAAGTGTCagaaacaggacttttattttgactgagTTAGGACTTTCTCTTGAAAGTAGGGATACTCTGATCCACCTTTTTTGCCTCCGATACCAATTTTCCGATATCTTGGGTTTGATATTGGCCATAATTCACAATTTTAGAAATTCAAACATTGTGAAAAAACGTTATTTTGTGGGGAACAAATAACAGTGTTGTACTAAATCTGgtaaaatattacacattgccatttgtattattataaaatccattcatgaaaaacaatgcatttatataagtatataatataaaattagaaTACATTTCTTTTAAATGTATAGCATATTTTTTAATAAGGCAACAACATATGATAGATGGGACAAAACGAATACAGTGCGGCATGAAGCGATTACAATATGCACATCCGATGTGCAGAATGATGCGTTTGAAGCCACACGGAGTCACGGCACGCAGCACTTTGCATTAAAAGGTTCAAAGCAGAGGGAGAAACTGATGCGTAGTTTATTGTCTGTGCAACAGTTTGAGcctttttttaacagttttaaacTTCAGTTACTGTGCgcattaaaaactattttttgtcttttctaCTCCTGTGTTTTGTATACATTATGTATATgtcatgtatatataaatacacacacatacaagaatatattaaggaaaaatgttACTTTACAATaaacttattttgaatgcgaCTAATCACGATTATTCGTTTTGCAGccctatattttttattaattcctTTACTTGTAAAAAATACTCTCATAATAAATAAGTTAAGAATACAAAATCAGCAAGTTGCTTTAGTATAAAACTTTGTACATACACATTTTTTTCCCCATACTGACTTATtgataacattttgcaataaggtccattagttaactacattggAACTAAAAACAAATTTCTCCTACTGCATTTATTATTCTTAGTTAATGgtaattttagcatttactaatgcattattaaaatcacaagttgtgtttgttaacattagttaacgcattactgtttttaatattaacaAATTTATACAgtgtaaatgtattgttcattgttttttcatgttagttaataccctaatgttaacaaatgacaccttactgTAAAGTTACCGACTCTTTTAAAATTACTGTACATGTGGGCAGCGCGCCAACATACAGCGTCGTTGCGCTCCAGGCGTCCCGTGTTAGAATCCCGACtcaaggacctttcccgatcccgcccctaTCTCTcacccacttcgcttcctgtcatttccacaataaaggcaaaaatgccaaaaaaaaaaaaattactgcacATATTAAATTAGAAAAGCTTATAAATATAcacttaaatattatataaaaagaaTACATTTCATTGCAGCATGGGTTATGAAATTTGTACTGCATATATCTGCCACCGTGGTATCCAAGATATTGGCATcagccataaaaaaaaaaaatataaatataaatatatatatatatatatatagatctaTATTGCTCAACCACTAATTAAATTCACTGTCAAACAGTCCACAACTTTTATGATGGCGCTGCTGTATAGCACTAAATCTTGCACAAAAGCTAAAAGTACATCCACGTACCATTTTACCCAACAGTAAGagatgatttattattaatataccaGTGAATTGGACTACTATAAAGCAGCCTTCTGAAATTAAGCAAAATGGAGGCATGTTGATCTGTAGACTTACTTGAAGCCCTGCTGGTTCCAGGCCTGTCCGTACACGCCGTAAGTGGGTACCTGCCAGCCGTTAGGGACGTACTGACTAATTTGTTGTGCGTTGCCGTACCACTGTCCCCACTGGCCGTATGGCTGTGCAGcaaaaccaactttgttctgctgcAAAATCAGAACATCATAACATCCACCCTCAAGttagttatatttttattatcaGGAAACTTTAAAACAATTCTCATTTTATTTGCAACATTACTTTATATTTGGCTGGAAGATTTCTAAACTTTTAAGAATAAAACAGGACAAAATCATACTACTGCTCACCTGGGGTACCTGCACTTGCTGCATGGGGCTCACCATATCTGTAGTCTCTTTACCCCAGTAACATTTCACTATGTGACCTTCTATGGACGTGCCATTAACAGACACTATCGCATGAGCTGCACTTTCATGCGAGTTGAACCTGCAGAGATAAAGAATGGTACATGAGCCTCTACCGTTACGACCTGTATCCACCAGATTTTTCTTAAACAACATCACCATACCTCACAAACGAGTAGCCTTTGTCAGGGAACACTCGGATTTCCATTATTTGGCCAAATGGGGAAAAGGTCTGTCTCATGAGTTGTTCTTTAGCAAAAACAGAAGAGAGAGGAGGACATTACAAAAGTGAATGAATTGAATTCAAATGGGTTGCACAGAcaacacacaaaaagttcaggtttaaggccaaataaatgaaaaaataaatgttttaacctGCAACAAACACTAACCTGTAAGGCCTGTAGTGACGCCGCCACAATACACAGTGCAGTTGCTGGGGCTGGACTGGTTCACCACCTCATCAAACGACAAGTGCTTGGCATTCGCTGTGAAATTGATAAATGAAATGCTGATTAACTCTGATGGGCCTCTATATTCATTTTAAAGTTCATACACAAAAGTTATCACTGAAATTTTTGAATTCCATTTTGCTGTATTTGGTGTCATTTGACACCAGGATTGAAGCAATGATGCCAAACATGTTCTTGCAAGTCCTATCATTAACATTGAACCTGTGTGACAAGTCTTGTCATGCCATATTTGAATCAAATGAAATCTGACTTCTAGTGAATAATGACTGTGTAAATAaacctttaagaaaaaaaaaaaactggaatatAAATGTGGGGGGGGGGGCAATATTTCATAATGATTGGCTTATTCTTAGAGCTCAGCAgtctattattataataaatagatGTTCTGCAAAACAATTTTTAGCATGGGTTAGATTGCTGTTTCATGATGGCAGCTAGAAACACAACACGGTTTTCTCTTGATTGAAAGTAGCGGAGAGGCCTTTAAACATGTACGAATACTCACTTTCATAGGTTGCTTTAGGCGCTGGGGGTTTTCTTGTAGCCCAGTTAGTCCTGATCTGCCTCCCACCCAACCACTGACCTCCCATTTGCTGAATGGCATTCTCTGCATCCTGCCAACAACCAGCACAACAGGAACATCAGCACACGGCCACAACAGAAGCTTCTGGGATATGCATTCAAATGCAGATGTTCCCCACCCTTACATAAAAACCTGCATTTCCTGATGTTGGGATCTGACTCACCCATTTGTTGAAGAATGAAACAAAACCATAGCCTTTTGACTTCCCCGTCGCCATGTCTTTCACAACACGCGCATCtctgagaaagagagaaaaaaaaaattgggagtGTTGAGAACCGACAGACAAAACccattttaaatattcaaaggggggggggggggggaaggaCATTTGCCAGAAGTTCACATGAGGTTTTAAATAATGCTAGACTATTCAGTGAAGCAAATAATCAGATATTCATATTTAATGAAATGACAATTTAGTTACACATGCAAACTCAAAGTGGTGCAATGGGCAAAAACCTAGGTGTCTTAATGTGGTTTTGCATTATCCATGTATGACCTCTTCTCGATAAAAaggtgaaaaggcttttacatgaCTTTAC
Protein-coding regions in this window:
- the tia1 gene encoding cytotoxic granule associated RNA binding protein TIA1 isoform X2, whose product is MMDDEQPKTLYVGNLSRDVTEALIMQLFGQIGPCKSCKMIVDTAGNDPYCFVEFFEHRHAAASLAAMNGRKIMGKEVKVNWATSPSSQKKDTSNHFHVFVGDLSPEITTDDIRAAFAPFGRISDARVVKDMATGKSKGYGFVSFFNKWDAENAIQQMGGQWLGGRQIRTNWATRKPPAPKATYETNAKHLSFDEVVNQSSPSNCTVYCGGVTTGLTEQLMRQTFSPFGQIMEIRVFPDKGYSFVRFNSHESAAHAIVSVNGTSIEGHIVKCYWGKETTDMVSPMQQVQVPQNKVGFAAQPYGQWGQWYGNAQQISQYVPNGWQVPTYGVYGQAWNQQGFNHIQAGAGWPGVSAVSNGGVVEPAQGVNGTVLANQSSMGTAGYHTH
- the tia1 gene encoding cytotoxic granule associated RNA binding protein TIA1 isoform X1, which encodes MMDDEQPKTLYVGNLSRDVTEALIMQLFGQIGPCKSCKMIVDTAGNDPYCFVEFFEHRHAAASLAAMNGRKIMGKEVKVNWATSPSSQKKDTSNHFHVFVGDLSPEITTDDIRAAFAPFGRISDARVVKDMATGKSKGYGFVSFFNKWDAENAIQQMGGQWLGGRQIRTNWATRKPPAPKATYETNAKHLSFDEVVNQSSPSNCTVYCGGVTTGLTEQLMRQTFSPFGQIMEIRVFPDKGYSFVRFNSHESAAHAIVSVNGTSIEGHIVKCYWGKETTDMVSPMQQVQVPQQNKVGFAAQPYGQWGQWYGNAQQISQYVPNGWQVPTYGVYGQAWNQQGFNHIQAGAGWPGVSAVSNGGVVEPAQGVNGTVLANQSSMGTAGYHTH